In Runella sp. SP2, the genomic window CTGAATCGTTGCAATGATAGACGTAGGGGTTACGTACGAACCTGGGCTGATTTGACGAAGACCAATCGTGCCCGTAAAAGGTGCCCGAAGTACCGTCTTGTCAATCAACGTTTGGGTATAGGCCATGTCGGCTTTGAGGGTGTTGACGGTATTCAAAGCGGCGTCGTAGTCACTTTGGTTGATGCCGTTTACGTCAAGAAGTTTTTTGAAACGCTCCTCGGTGCGCACGGCGTTGTCCAATTGCACTTTGGTTCGTTGCATTTGGGCTTCGAGGTCGGCGCTGTTGATGCGGGCTAAAACCGCTCCTTGCGTAACCGTTTTTCCTTCGGGAACGTTGAGATAGGTTAAGCGTCCGCTTACTTCGGGGCGTAGCTCGGTCGATTCGCTCGGAATAATCGTTCCGTTGACTTCTACTACGTTGGTGAGGGGTTGGGGGGTTGCTACCATCACATCTACGAGGGTAGGTTTATCTTTTTTTTCATCGCGACCGCCGCCACCTCCTTCTTTTCCCTTTTTTTCTTTACAAGCAGACAGCGACAAAC contains:
- a CDS encoding efflux RND transporter periplasmic adaptor subunit; protein product: MNYSKPAHSFYISLSTVLVCLSLSACKEKKGKEGGGGGRDEKKDKPTLVDVMVATPQPLTNVVEVNGTIIPSESTELRPEVSGRLTYLNVPEGKTVTQGAVLARINSADLEAQMQRTKVQLDNAVRTEERFKKLLDVNGINQSDYDAALNTVNTLKADMAYTQTLIDKTVLRAPFTGTIGLRQISPGSYVTPTSIIATIQQLGKKKIDFTLPEEYSELVRIGSTVKVRVDGRDSVLTRATVIALEPQANRLTRSLVVRALMDDSRANPGAFAKVIIGNGNNKKAIMIPTNAIIPDDRNNQVILVKNGKAAFVNVQTGVRSSNNVEITQGLNVGDSVVVTGVLFAKPDAVLKVRKAKK